The following coding sequences lie in one Mercenaria mercenaria strain notata chromosome 5, MADL_Memer_1, whole genome shotgun sequence genomic window:
- the LOC123557974 gene encoding uncharacterized protein LOC123557974: protein MLKRCNELCSEALREQQTSLAQLVSNPAYFKKKPILSLCRSKPAVPLTKTVNATQAQFAKPLPAESLSTCDQVPGRRRQLGKQGESKETAGNGNKQPGNHKSGKMSDVEQMTDATKPNAGETDGPVISAEVEVPIKVFSKSVAAEVLKHVAVSDILPAISNDKQYQDVLRNAGVQKYLEKCFHLCWLMQAQYPPMLMDFETKPGMPFNTNVFETYAKRGPKTVRVVWPPVYLHKDGPLVCKGYAEGTKQ, encoded by the exons ATGTTGAAG CGTTGCAATGAGTTATGTTCTGAAGCGCTTCGAGAGCAGCAAACGTCACTTGCGCAACTAGTGTCTAATCCTGCGTATTTTAAG AAGAAACCTATTCTTAGCCTGTGCCGATCTAAACCTGCAGTGCCACTGACGAAAACCGTAAATGCTACACAG GCCCAATTTGCCAAACCTTTACCAGCTGAGAGTCTAAGTACTTGTGATCAAGTACCTGGTCGCCGAAGACAGCTGGGTAAACAAGGAGAAAGTAAAGAGACAGCTGGTAATGGAAACAAACAACCTGGTAACCATAAGTCGGGAAAGATGTCAGACGTCGAACAAATGACTGACGCAACCAAACCAAAC GCTGGTGAGACTGATGGCCCAGTCATTAGTGCAGAAGTTGAAGTACCAATCAAAGTGTTCTCCAAAAGCGTAGCGGCTGAAGTTCTCAAACATGTTGCAGTTTCG GATATTTTACCAGCTATAAGCAATGACAAACAATATCAAGATGTATTGCGAAATGCCGGGGTCCAGAAATACCTCGAGAAGTGCTTCCACTTGTGCTGGCTGATGCAGGCACAATACCCGCCAATGTTGATGGATTTTGAAACGAAGCCTGGAATGCCATTTAACACCAACGTGTTTGAGACGTACGCTAAGAGGGGCCCTAAAACCGTCCGCGTCGTCTGGCCCCCAGTTTACTTACACAAAGATGGGCCTCTTGTCTGTAAGGGTTATGCTGAAGGCACAAAACAATGA